A single Triticum dicoccoides isolate Atlit2015 ecotype Zavitan chromosome 2A, WEW_v2.0, whole genome shotgun sequence DNA region contains:
- the LOC119358093 gene encoding UPF0481 protein At3g47200-like, which translates to MQQVPWEYQLAVADYWNGGPAAMEPAATAWVPGLPLEMTVAAPAASHGDLAVSSSGRQHQHQLVMVESTTDNHHGRYEWSGPVEAFEEAARAFEDKLGMAETKIHLFPVSMVDLAERYAAPRTVSIGPYHHGLSPAVLQMESTKHVASWHFVRASGRSVEEVYAAVCAVADEARGCYDEGRVRGLADDDFKPMMFFDGCFLLQYLLFACTDGDDDDDEEGMAVDPALRSAFSSDSDRIFSDVVLLENQLPWVVVETLMSFVPAPGLDLPKLVGRVKGSLQARQALGEKPPAWDSSYTPPHLLGLLRHYIVGTGTKLSSDSSSRGLSEKAEKVSISVSAVELAEMGIQLTATKTGAELKEMGVKKGLLSGELFLAPLSLDDANAGFLVNMAALELCTTPDFYEADEERSTVCSYLCLLGMVTDRVEDVQELRTNHILQGGAGLTNEDALRLFISLEKHLRPGRCYVRTMLAIENYRVHRPVRTMVYRFGYKNMKTIVTVLTIVGALVGLLQAVKPKNN; encoded by the coding sequence ATGCAGCAAGTACCTTGGGAGTATCAGCTGGCCGTGGCCGATTACTGGAATGGGGGTCCGGCGGCCATGGAGCCAGCAGCTACTGCATGGGTTCCTGGCCTCCCTCTGGAGATGACAGTCGCTGCTCCTGCTGCTAGCCACGGTGATCTGGCCGTCAGCTCCAGCGGACGGCAGCACCAGCACCAGCTGGTCATGGTGGAGAGCACCACTGACAATCACCATGGCCGGTACGAATGGAGCGGTCCGGTGGAGGCGTTCGAGGAAGCAGCGCGGGCGTTCGAGGACAAGCTCGGCATGGCGGAGACGAAGATCCATCTGTTCCCGGTGAGCATGGTGGACCTCGCCGAGCGCTACGCCGCGCCCAGGACCGTCTCCATCGGCCCCTACCACCACGGCCTGAGCCCCGCCGTCCTGCAGATGGAGAGCACCAAGCACGTGGCCTCCTGGCACTTCGTCAGGGCCTCGGGCCGCTCCGTCGAGGAGGTGTACGCCGCGGTCTGCGCCGTCGCCGACGAGGCCCGCGGCTGCTACGACGAGGGCAGGGTGCGGGGTCTCGCTGACGACGACTTCAAGCCCATGATGTTCTTCGACGGCTGCTTCCTGCTGCAGTACCTGCTGTTCGCGTGCacggacggcgacgacgacgacgacgaggaggggaTGGCAGTAGACCCGGCGCTGAGGAGCGCCTTCAGCTCCGACTCCGACCGCATCTTCTCCGACGTCGTGCTGCTCGAGAACCAGCTCCCGTGGGTGGTGGTCGAGACGCTCATGAGCTTCGTGCCCGCGCCCGGCCTGGACCTGCCGAAGCTCGTCGGACGCGTGAAAGGCTCCCTGCAGGCCCGGCAGGCCCTCGGCGAGAAACCTCCCGCGTGGGACAGCAGCTACACGCCGCCGCACCTCCTCGGCCTCCTGCGGCACTACATCGTCGGAACCGGCACCAAGctctcgtccgactcctcctcccgCGGCCTATCCGAGAAGGCCGAGAAGGTGTCCATCTCCGTGAGCGCCGTGGAGCTCGCGGAGATGGGCATCCAGCTGACGGCCACCAAGACGGGGGCGGAGCTGAAGGAGATGGGCGTCAAGAAGGGGTTGCTCTCCGGCGAGCTCTTCCTGGCGCCGCTGTCCCTGGACGACGCGAACGCGGGGTTCCTCGTCAACATGGCGGCGCTGGAGCTGTGCACGACTCCGGACTTCTACGAGGCCGACGAGGAGCGGTCCACCGTGTGCTCGTACCTCTGCCTGCTGGGCATGGTGACGGACCGCGTGGAGGACGTGCAGGAGCTGCGCACGAATCACATCTTGCAGGGGGGAGCGGGGCTGACCAACGAGGACGCTCTCCGCCTCTTCATCAGCCTGGAGAAGCACCTGCGGCCCGGGAGATGCTACGTCCGCACCATGCTGGCCATCGAGAACTACAGGGTCCATAGGCCGGTGCGCACCATGGTGTACAGGTTTGGCTACAAGAACATGAAGACTATCGTCACCGTGCTGACCATCGTTGGCGCACTTGTCGGTTTACTCCAGGCAGTCAAGCCTAAAaataactaa
- the LOC119356183 gene encoding uncharacterized protein At4g15545-like — protein sequence MARQEVAGAATGVDFHLPDEILAVIPTDPYEQLDVARKITSMAIASRVSRLEADVARLRRDLADRDRGEADLRARLADSDARLLAALDENAKLVKERDTLALTAKKLSRNLAKLEAFKKQLMKSLSEDNLLQLSETGEDRDVDAENSGTARSPSWKDEVSSSHTSSNTSSRSTITESAQGYQFSITPYVAPQITPGSTPIISSSSGSPLAYSTGPSTPKFYSGPTSPTRSRSEDQSAFSSWNGSSHQYSAPVSPQRRSFTGRPRIDGKEFFRQARTRLSYEQFGAFLANIKEFNAQKQSREDTLSKAEEIFGTEHKDLYISFQNMLNRNQS from the exons ATGGCGAGGCAGGAGGTGGCGGGGGCGGCCACGGGGGTGGACTTCCACCTGCCTGACGAGATCCTGGCCGTGATCCCCACCGACCCGTACGAGCAGCTGGACGTCGCGCGCAAGATCACCTCCATGGCCATCGCGTCCCGCGTCTCCCGCCTCGAGGCCGACGTCGCGCGCCTCCGCAGGGACCTCGCCGACCGCGACCGCGGCGAGGCCGACCTCCGCGCCCGCCTCGCCGACTCCGACGCCCGCCTCCTCGCCGCGCTCGACGAGAAC GCGAAGCTGGTGAAGGAGAGGGACACGCTCGCCCTGACGGCCAAGAAGCTGTCGAGGAACTTGGCAAAG TTAGAGGCATTTAAGAAGCAGTTGATGAAATCTCTGAGTGAAGATAATTTACTG CAATTGTCAGAAACAGGTGAAGATCGTGATGTAGATGCAGAAAATAGTGGGACCGCTCGGAGTCCTTCCTGGAAAG ATGAAGTTTCAAGCAGTCACACCTCTTCAAATACTTCCAGCAGATCTACAATCACCGAATCAGCCCAAG GATACCAGTTCTCAATCACACCATATGTAGCCCCCCAAATAACTCCTGGTTCaacaccaattatttcatcctctaGTGGTTCCCCACTAGCATATTCAACTGGTCCATCCACTCCGAAGTTCTATTCTGGTCCAACATCGCCTACAAGATCACGTTCTGAAGACCAATCGGCATTTTCATCATGGAATGGATCAAGTCATCAGTATTCAGCCCCTGTCTCTCCTCAACGCCGCTCATTTACAG GGCGACCTCGTATAGATGGAAAGGAATTCTTCCGACAAGCACG GACACGACTATCTTATGAGCAATTTGGAGCATTCTTGGCAAATATTAAGGAATTTAATGCACAGAAACAATCGCGAGAG GACACCTTGTCAAAAGCAGAGGAGATTTTTGGAACAGAGCACAAAGACTTATACATTTCTTtccagaatatgcttaaccgcaacCAATCGTGA